From a region of the Cenarchaeum symbiont of Oopsacas minuta genome:
- a CDS encoding V-type ATPase subunit I: MHNLGVAKLKLGTIILPRSDSPEAISRLAEFGWFHKIESKNETITPEIDDLLLRAQKLHQTADDVIKGLGIPIRVGILEIMLKGTMIKKKGYDVNEIESIIDDTRKNMEKLMDDAKKHLCERDSIQHDLDDHIALKETTALAKKLDFDLDSLKSTKYFYSDLFIIEESSFGEISRSLPKVTFYKYNLDLKTHAAVIVIASIEDGDKVQRVMRGVNASAVSIPPEFPQTPNKAYALALSQIKELKARQTANAKKISAFAKKNRSEILTLHERCIVAKEILEHLRKPGGTKRFAVIRGYIPNKMEEQFKKICSKWTIITEEPDKKAQEPALLDNPRFIRTFETITDSQGAPKKGEIDPTPMIALMWPIFYGIMFADLGHGLLLMGMGLLFKLKGQGNLSRWGMLIAISGAAAAMAGVGTGEVFGFHLDHLTPFEELLHEGGALHSISWLVGSISVANLDFEQVINILKVSLFLGILHLLAAMILRVRRNLKEGHKLVAYTESIPNIVLYLSVIGIMMCTIGSSYDVINMYSRTHTESVPWVTVILGDWAQVWIVTRISIVLAIASIIIMIIGGIKHAKLHPDSGSDAISVVMETLLGKTIESLAHTVSYARIGIMLLVHAALLLTVNNAFESLGGVSSPSAIVMIIGGNIGIMMIEGLIVYIQSLRLHLYEYFTKWYDGGRPVFKQLMPETVYNKINWKK; this comes from the coding sequence ATGCATAACTTGGGAGTTGCTAAACTAAAACTTGGTACGATTATTCTGCCACGTTCTGACTCTCCAGAAGCTATCTCAAGATTGGCAGAATTTGGGTGGTTTCACAAGATCGAATCTAAAAATGAGACTATAACCCCTGAGATCGACGATCTACTTTTGCGAGCGCAGAAACTCCACCAAACTGCAGATGATGTGATAAAAGGACTTGGGATTCCCATCAGAGTCGGCATACTTGAGATCATGTTAAAAGGAACTATGATCAAGAAAAAAGGCTACGATGTAAATGAGATCGAGTCCATTATAGATGACACTAGAAAAAATATGGAAAAGTTGATGGATGATGCTAAAAAACATCTTTGTGAAAGAGATTCAATCCAACATGATCTAGATGATCACATTGCCCTAAAAGAGACTACTGCATTAGCAAAGAAACTTGATTTTGATCTTGACAGTTTAAAATCTACAAAATATTTTTATTCAGATCTTTTTATAATAGAAGAATCATCTTTTGGGGAAATTTCTCGTTCGTTGCCAAAAGTCACATTCTACAAATACAATCTTGACTTAAAGACACATGCGGCAGTAATAGTAATTGCATCCATCGAAGATGGTGATAAAGTTCAGAGAGTAATGCGCGGTGTAAATGCTTCAGCGGTTTCAATTCCTCCAGAATTTCCCCAGACACCAAACAAAGCATATGCACTTGCACTGTCACAGATAAAAGAACTAAAAGCAAGGCAGACAGCCAACGCAAAAAAAATATCCGCTTTTGCAAAGAAAAATAGATCAGAGATTCTCACTTTACATGAAAGATGCATAGTTGCAAAAGAGATACTAGAACATTTACGTAAACCAGGTGGAACAAAACGCTTTGCTGTAATACGTGGCTATATACCTAACAAGATGGAAGAACAGTTTAAAAAAATATGCTCAAAATGGACTATAATTACTGAAGAGCCAGACAAAAAAGCACAAGAACCTGCGTTGCTTGACAATCCAAGATTTATACGAACTTTTGAAACTATAACTGACAGTCAAGGTGCACCCAAAAAAGGCGAGATTGATCCAACTCCCATGATTGCTCTCATGTGGCCCATATTCTATGGAATAATGTTTGCAGATTTGGGACATGGACTACTCTTGATGGGAATGGGACTACTCTTCAAGCTAAAGGGTCAGGGAAATCTATCACGCTGGGGAATGCTGATTGCTATCTCAGGTGCAGCAGCTGCCATGGCAGGAGTCGGAACAGGAGAGGTATTTGGATTCCATCTAGATCATCTAACTCCGTTTGAAGAGCTTTTGCACGAAGGTGGTGCATTGCACTCAATCTCGTGGCTTGTAGGATCCATAAGTGTGGCAAATCTCGACTTTGAGCAGGTCATAAACATACTAAAAGTCTCATTATTTTTGGGAATTTTACATCTGCTAGCAGCAATGATTTTGCGTGTAAGACGCAATCTAAAGGAAGGACACAAGCTTGTTGCATATACGGAGAGTATTCCAAATATCGTGCTATACCTTAGTGTAATAGGCATAATGATGTGCACCATTGGATCAAGTTATGATGTAATCAACATGTATTCAAGAACCCATACTGAATCTGTACCGTGGGTGACTGTAATACTAGGAGATTGGGCGCAAGTTTGGATAGTAACAAGAATTTCTATCGTATTGGCCATAGCATCCATAATAATCATGATTATTGGAGGCATAAAACACGCAAAACTTCATCCAGACAGTGGATCAGATGCGATCAGTGTTGTAATGGAGACGCTACTTGGAAAAACAATAGAATCGCTTGCGCATACTGTAAGCTATGCACGTATAGGAATTATGTTACTTGTACACGCAGCATTGTTACTTACCGTAAACAATGCGTTTGAATCGCTTGGTGGTGTATCTTCACCTAGTGCCATCGTCATGATAATTGGAGGTAATATTGGAATCATGATGATAGAGGGATTAATCGTATACATACAGTCACTCAGACTCCATCTTTACGAGTATTTTACAAAATGGTACGATGGTGGTAGACCTGTCTTCAAACAGCTGATGCCTGAGACTGTATACAACAAAATCAATTGGAAAAAGTAG
- a CDS encoding V-type ATP synthase subunit E: MQIVMSSDVGLIDTIDKIITKTEDGIISDLDKILYDAKSSLESSKASIEAEYEEILDNGKKEAEKIEKQIIGSSNLEARNKQLSLVEEAISSAFGQALDKLRSSKSNPDLLKSLIKQATDMLGTTKVTISANSKDTDAVKLALKDFNGSTFDPTPIECLGGIIARSSDGNMTFDNTIDTRLDRLKPLIRKEIALKFRLD, from the coding sequence ATGCAGATCGTAATGTCTAGTGATGTAGGGTTGATTGACACTATTGATAAAATTATAACAAAAACGGAGGATGGTATAATCTCAGATCTAGACAAAATACTCTATGATGCAAAATCTTCACTAGAGAGCTCAAAGGCCTCTATAGAGGCCGAATACGAAGAAATACTAGATAACGGCAAAAAAGAGGCTGAAAAGATCGAAAAACAAATCATCGGAAGCTCGAATTTGGAGGCTAGAAATAAACAACTTTCGCTTGTAGAAGAAGCAATCTCATCTGCATTTGGACAAGCTTTGGACAAACTGCGCTCTTCAAAAAGTAATCCCGATCTTTTAAAGTCGCTTATAAAACAGGCAACCGATATGCTTGGAACAACAAAGGTTACAATCTCTGCAAATTCAAAAGATACCGACGCTGTAAAATTGGCTTTGAAAGATTTTAACGGATCCACTTTTGATCCAACACCGATAGAATGTCTTGGTGGGATAATTGCGCGATCAAGTGACGGTAATATGACATTTGATAATACAATTGATACACGCCTTGATCGTTTGAAGCCTTTAATAAGGAAGGAAATTGCATTAAAATTCAGACTAGATTAG
- a CDS encoding V-type ATP synthase subunit A, with translation MVAKGSIVWISGPAVKANGMSEAKMYETVSVGNAKLIGEIIRLTGDVAFIQVYESTSGLKPGEPVIGTGNPLSVMLGPGIIGQIYDGIQRPLKDLSKKSGSFIGKGITTNPIDMSKKYHFVPSVKIGDTVGPGTIIGTVKETDLIDHSIMIPPDNLEGKITNIVSEGDYDLETDMASVEKDGNKVAIKMYHKWPVRRPRPYKNRYDPTVPLLTGQRVIDTFFPIAKGGTGSIPGAFGTGKTVTLHQIAKWADSQVVVYIGCGERGNEMTEVLVEFPHLKDPRTGKPLMDRTILVANTSNMPVAAREASIYTGVTIAEYYRDMGKDVVLVADSTSRWAEALREMSGRLEEMPAEEGYPSYLASRLAEFYERAGRVHAQGSPDRDGSVTLVGAVSPSGGDFTEPVTTHTMRFIKTFWALDAKLAYSRHYPSINWMNSYSGYLADIAKWWTKNIDKDWLTTRNEAYSILQREDTLKEIVRLLGPEALPNEEKLILEVARMAKIGLLQQNSFDNVDTYCSPEKQYKLLQLLVEFYKRGQQALKDGVELDDIRTLPVISLLLKARMEIKDDEMPKFTEIEKSMNEQFKNISGVKIEN, from the coding sequence ATGGTTGCAAAAGGCAGTATTGTTTGGATTAGTGGACCAGCGGTTAAAGCTAATGGTATGTCCGAAGCCAAAATGTATGAAACAGTTAGCGTTGGCAACGCAAAACTCATCGGCGAGATTATACGACTTACAGGCGATGTAGCTTTTATCCAAGTATACGAATCAACTAGCGGTCTAAAACCAGGAGAACCTGTGATCGGCACAGGCAATCCACTCAGTGTTATGTTGGGACCGGGAATAATCGGTCAGATATACGATGGAATACAACGACCATTAAAAGATCTCTCCAAAAAATCTGGTTCTTTCATAGGCAAAGGAATAACAACCAATCCTATCGACATGTCAAAAAAATATCATTTTGTCCCAAGTGTAAAAATAGGTGATACAGTAGGACCTGGAACAATTATCGGAACGGTAAAAGAGACAGATCTTATCGACCATAGCATCATGATTCCTCCGGATAATCTAGAGGGAAAAATTACAAATATTGTCTCAGAGGGTGATTATGATTTAGAAACAGATATGGCATCTGTGGAAAAAGATGGTAACAAAGTTGCGATAAAAATGTACCACAAGTGGCCAGTAAGACGTCCACGTCCATACAAAAACAGATATGATCCAACTGTGCCATTGCTTACAGGTCAGCGCGTAATAGACACGTTCTTTCCTATTGCCAAAGGAGGAACAGGATCCATACCAGGTGCGTTTGGAACTGGCAAGACAGTCACACTTCACCAGATTGCAAAATGGGCCGACTCGCAAGTGGTTGTATATATTGGATGTGGTGAACGTGGTAATGAGATGACAGAAGTACTAGTGGAATTTCCACATCTAAAAGATCCACGTACTGGAAAACCTCTGATGGATAGAACAATACTTGTGGCAAACACTAGCAACATGCCAGTAGCTGCTAGAGAGGCGAGCATCTACACTGGAGTTACCATCGCAGAATATTATCGTGATATGGGCAAGGACGTGGTACTAGTTGCAGATTCAACTAGTAGATGGGCCGAAGCACTCAGGGAGATGAGTGGTAGACTAGAAGAGATGCCCGCAGAAGAAGGATATCCTTCATATCTTGCTTCCCGTCTAGCAGAATTTTACGAGAGAGCTGGTCGAGTTCACGCACAGGGCAGTCCTGATAGAGATGGTTCTGTAACACTAGTTGGTGCAGTTTCACCATCTGGAGGAGACTTTACCGAACCGGTTACAACGCATACAATGAGATTCATAAAGACATTTTGGGCACTTGATGCAAAGCTTGCATATTCTAGACACTATCCTTCCATAAACTGGATGAACAGCTATTCTGGATATCTAGCTGACATTGCAAAATGGTGGACCAAAAATATCGACAAAGACTGGCTTACAACAAGAAACGAAGCGTATAGTATTCTACAAAGGGAAGATACATTAAAAGAGATTGTTAGACTCTTGGGTCCTGAGGCACTTCCAAACGAAGAAAAATTGATTCTAGAAGTTGCCCGCATGGCAAAGATCGGACTGTTACAACAAAATTCTTTTGACAATGTGGATACATACTGCAGTCCAGAAAAACAATACAAGTTATTACAACTCTTGGTGGAATTTTATAAACGCGGTCAACAAGCACTAAAAGATGGCGTAGAGCTAGATGACATAAGAACATTACCAGTAATATCATTATTGTTAAAGGCTAGAATGGAGATTAAAGACGATGAGATGCCAAAATTTACAGAGATTGAAAAATCAATGAATGAGCAGTTCAAAAACATAAGTGGAGTAAAGATTGAGAATTGA
- a CDS encoding V-type ATP synthase subunit B, with amino-acid sequence MSTGGIQYSNIAEIKGPLVVVDGVENAAFDELVEIETKDGDKRLGKVLEIGNGKAIVQVFEGTTGLSIAGTSAKFVGKVMEMSVSKEILGRVFDGLGRPKDGLPEPIADKFIDINGEAMNPEQREYPKDFIQTGVSVIDGMITLVRGQKLPIFSGSGMSHNILAAQIARQASVVGTDEDFAVVFAAIGVQYSESEYFRKSLEESGALKRSVLFLNLADDPAIERIITPRVALTVAEYLAFELGMHVLVILTDMTNYAEALREISAAREEVPGRKGYPGYLYTDLSTIYERAGRLLGRKGSVTQVPILTMPSDDITHPIPDLTGYITEGQIVLGRDLFRQGVYPPVNILMSLSRLMKDGIGAESTRDDHQEISNQNYDSYSRAQEVRALAGIVGKAGLTDIDLKYMDVGNSFEKKFLTQSLDENRTIEETLGILWDTASKLPRNELTKIKDKHIDKFFKGD; translated from the coding sequence TTGAGCACCGGTGGAATACAGTATAGCAACATTGCCGAGATTAAAGGCCCACTAGTTGTAGTAGACGGTGTCGAGAATGCCGCCTTTGATGAGCTAGTTGAGATTGAAACCAAAGACGGCGATAAAAGACTAGGCAAAGTACTCGAGATAGGCAATGGCAAGGCCATAGTGCAAGTCTTTGAAGGAACTACTGGTCTTTCAATAGCTGGAACCAGCGCAAAGTTCGTAGGTAAAGTCATGGAGATGTCTGTTTCAAAAGAGATACTCGGTCGTGTCTTTGACGGTCTTGGTCGTCCAAAAGATGGACTACCTGAACCAATTGCAGACAAATTTATAGACATAAACGGCGAGGCGATGAATCCAGAACAGCGTGAGTACCCAAAAGACTTTATCCAAACTGGCGTCTCTGTCATAGACGGAATGATAACACTTGTTCGCGGACAAAAACTTCCAATATTCTCAGGCTCTGGTATGTCTCACAATATATTGGCAGCTCAGATTGCGCGTCAGGCCAGTGTGGTAGGTACCGACGAAGACTTTGCTGTCGTGTTTGCCGCTATTGGGGTACAGTATAGCGAATCTGAATACTTTAGAAAAAGCCTAGAAGAATCAGGCGCATTAAAGAGAAGCGTTTTATTCTTAAATCTTGCAGACGATCCGGCAATAGAGAGAATAATTACACCACGTGTGGCACTTACCGTAGCCGAGTATCTTGCATTTGAGCTTGGAATGCACGTGCTAGTAATTCTTACCGACATGACAAATTATGCAGAAGCACTCCGTGAGATCAGCGCTGCAAGGGAAGAAGTTCCAGGTCGCAAGGGATATCCAGGATATCTGTATACAGATCTTTCAACTATATACGAGAGAGCTGGAAGACTACTTGGTAGAAAAGGTAGCGTCACGCAAGTTCCAATACTTACAATGCCTTCTGATGATATTACTCATCCTATCCCAGATCTTACTGGATATATCACAGAGGGACAGATTGTTCTTGGCCGTGATCTGTTTAGACAGGGAGTATACCCACCAGTCAACATATTGATGAGTCTTAGCAGACTAATGAAGGATGGTATAGGCGCAGAAAGCACACGTGATGATCATCAAGAGATTTCAAATCAAAATTATGATTCATATTCACGTGCGCAAGAAGTACGTGCCCTAGCTGGCATAGTGGGTAAAGCTGGACTTACTGACATTGACCTAAAGTATATGGACGTGGGCAACTCTTTTGAAAAAAAATTCCTTACTCAATCACTTGACGAAAACCGTACCATAGAGGAAACTCTAGGAATATTGTGGGATACAGCTTCAAAGCTTCCGCGTAACGAGCTTACAAAAATAAAAGATAAACACATAGACAAATTCTTCAAGGGTGATTAG
- a CDS encoding ATP synthase subunit D codes for MIRLSFDQNVAATKIELLKYKRSKQVASMVQKILDDKRKVLLKNIDEMINEAEKARGGIWDPLQDIYKSVKEAYLTLGVNTVDTVAQSTPAVMNIEVSVKRIVDVKIPSIKVTEKDTKSIPYGFGDTNSSIDRAAKQIKTLLPHICKAAEYENSIFRLAKALEKTQKLLNALENVIIPQYQQRIKFILGTLEEREREEFAKLKKVKAAMEKRKQ; via the coding sequence GTGATTAGACTGTCATTTGATCAAAACGTTGCAGCCACAAAAATTGAATTGCTAAAATACAAACGATCAAAACAAGTTGCCTCTATGGTTCAAAAAATACTTGACGACAAGCGCAAGGTTTTACTGAAAAATATCGATGAGATGATAAACGAAGCAGAAAAAGCTCGTGGTGGCATATGGGATCCACTTCAAGATATTTATAAATCCGTAAAAGAGGCATATCTTACACTAGGAGTGAATACAGTAGATACAGTAGCCCAATCCACGCCAGCGGTCATGAATATAGAGGTAAGTGTAAAACGCATTGTCGATGTAAAGATACCTAGCATAAAGGTGACTGAAAAAGACACAAAGAGTATTCCGTATGGTTTTGGAGATACAAACTCTTCCATAGATAGGGCAGCAAAGCAGATCAAGACGCTGTTACCTCACATATGCAAGGCAGCAGAATATGAAAATTCTATATTTCGCCTCGCAAAAGCATTAGAAAAAACACAAAAACTGCTAAATGCCCTTGAAAATGTAATAATTCCACAATATCAACAAAGAATAAAATTCATTTTGGGAACTCTTGAAGAGCGTGAACGCGAGGAATTCGCAAAGTTAAAAAAAGTGAAGGCAGCCATGGAGAAAAGAAAGCAATGA
- a CDS encoding ATP synthase subunit C, which produces MRTLLLVFIATTVLASFAFTGVASAQESSSSSDGEKFLSAGLAFGLAALGAGIGLAYVGSAGLAVISENPALQSKVFIFVGMVESIAIYGIVMMFILLGQ; this is translated from the coding sequence ATGAGAACGTTACTTTTGGTATTTATTGCAACCACAGTACTTGCAAGCTTTGCATTTACTGGTGTAGCATCAGCCCAAGAATCCTCTAGTTCTTCAGATGGAGAAAAATTTCTCAGTGCAGGTTTAGCCTTTGGTCTAGCAGCATTGGGAGCTGGTATTGGTCTAGCTTATGTGGGATCTGCAGGTCTTGCAGTCATTAGCGAAAATCCAGCACTCCAGTCAAAGGTATTCATATTTGTTGGAATGGTAGAGTCTATAGCAATATACGGCATTGTCATGATGTTTATACTACTAGGACAATAG
- a CDS encoding rhomboid family intramembrane serine protease: protein MFPIRDENPHPPGFKPKLTIALIIVNVIVFFYEVAYTGQFLEFTNAAASKLFYEWGAVPSCIVHGALPSQFPVDCPPTPQISLISSIFLHGGLMHLGGNMLFLWIFGDNIEHKFGRSKFFVIYMAWGVAAGLAHVAVDPASTIPAVGASGAISGVLGAYLAIFPRAKIQTFLMFGFFWRMMRIEARWYLPFWFIFQNILPFVIGGFGSAGGGVAFMAHIGGFAVGYAVGFVYKKMHNTEFTYGSRYGWRGD from the coding sequence ATGTTTCCAATACGTGATGAGAATCCCCACCCACCAGGTTTTAAGCCAAAGCTTACCATAGCTCTTATCATAGTAAATGTGATCGTCTTCTTTTATGAGGTAGCGTATACGGGCCAATTTTTAGAATTTACAAATGCTGCTGCATCAAAATTATTTTATGAATGGGGTGCTGTTCCTTCTTGCATTGTACATGGTGCGCTCCCGTCACAGTTTCCAGTTGACTGTCCACCTACACCGCAGATCTCATTGATCAGTTCTATATTTTTACACGGAGGGCTTATGCATCTTGGAGGGAATATGTTATTTTTATGGATATTCGGAGATAACATAGAACACAAATTTGGACGTAGCAAATTTTTTGTAATATATATGGCGTGGGGAGTTGCAGCAGGTTTAGCACATGTGGCAGTGGATCCTGCTAGCACAATTCCAGCAGTAGGAGCTTCGGGAGCTATATCTGGTGTACTTGGTGCATATCTTGCAATCTTTCCACGTGCAAAGATACAGACGTTTTTGATGTTTGGATTCTTTTGGAGAATGATGCGCATAGAAGCTAGATGGTATCTGCCATTTTGGTTTATATTTCAAAATATCCTACCATTTGTTATAGGTGGATTCGGATCGGCTGGAGGTGGAGTGGCGTTTATGGCACATATTGGTGGTTTTGCCGTAGGATACGCGGTAGGATTTGTATACAAAAAAATGCATAATACTGAATTCACATACGGATCTAGATACGGTTGGCGCGGTGATTAA
- a CDS encoding 4-oxalocrotonate tautomerase, with product MPLIKVSLYPGRTEKQKKDFAESVTNSAVEILCTKKEHVIVVFDDNPSENWFLAGNKL from the coding sequence ATGCCATTGATCAAAGTGTCACTGTATCCGGGCAGAACTGAAAAACAAAAGAAAGATTTTGCCGAGTCTGTGACTAATTCGGCCGTGGAAATACTTTGTACAAAAAAAGAACATGTCATAGTGGTCTTTGATGACAATCCATCAGAGAACTGGTTTTTGGCCGGAAACAAACTCTGA
- a CDS encoding amidohydrolase: MSKVAIVQFKASTDKNDNLKRIIRYVERASKRGADLVAFPEFMMFYTPISQTASELESKAESVRGSFVTTVAKAARDNSIQVVGTFYEKTQDRKNRVYDTSFLFSKTGKMISKYRKVHLYDALGFSESAKIAAGSSVIKPVKSILGKTGMMICYDLRFPEMARALAASGSQVMIVPSAWVKGNMKEEHWIIINRARAIENGCYVISPNHVGNIYCGRSLVVDPFGKILLDMKKCQGMNIVEISMKRVKEIRKVMPLLKNRRTDLYPDIRI, encoded by the coding sequence ATGTCCAAAGTAGCAATAGTGCAATTCAAGGCGTCAACTGATAAAAACGACAACTTGAAACGGATCATACGATATGTGGAACGTGCGTCTAAACGTGGTGCAGATTTGGTAGCATTTCCAGAATTTATGATGTTTTATACACCAATCTCACAGACTGCCTCAGAGTTAGAATCCAAAGCAGAGTCGGTACGAGGAAGTTTTGTAACCACAGTTGCAAAAGCTGCCCGTGACAATTCTATACAAGTGGTAGGAACATTTTATGAAAAAACACAAGATAGAAAAAACCGCGTTTATGACACTTCGTTTTTATTTTCAAAGACAGGTAAGATGATATCAAAATATCGTAAAGTACACTTGTATGACGCATTGGGTTTTAGCGAATCTGCAAAAATTGCTGCTGGTTCATCTGTGATAAAACCTGTAAAATCAATACTTGGAAAAACAGGAATGATGATATGCTATGATTTGAGATTTCCAGAGATGGCGCGTGCACTTGCAGCCTCTGGCTCACAAGTAATGATCGTTCCGTCTGCATGGGTAAAAGGAAATATGAAAGAAGAGCATTGGATTATCATAAATCGTGCAAGAGCTATAGAGAACGGATGCTATGTGATCTCACCTAATCATGTGGGAAATATTTACTGTGGAAGAAGTCTTGTGGTAGATCCGTTTGGAAAAATTCTACTAGACATGAAAAAATGTCAAGGCATGAACATTGTAGAGATATCCATGAAACGAGTAAAAGAAATTCGCAAAGTAATGCCTCTTTTAAAAAACAGAAGAACCGATCTGTATCCAGATATTCGTATCTAA
- a CDS encoding topoisomerase type IA Zn finger domain-containing protein, whose amino-acid sequence MVRKQRMTLVQRHSVKVTQAKILSFKEEIKQCYDANGYLSWSIAKKKYVILGTSSAKGCLVLCPECKFGYIRVVRSPKTRKRFLGCTNYSGGCSATAPLLQRARLRALKQACKKCGWPIIIFRYSKKQKWSRQCPNQKCLTKD is encoded by the coding sequence ATGGTTCGTAAACAAAGAATGACGCTTGTACAACGGCATTCAGTAAAAGTAACTCAAGCCAAAATCCTCTCGTTCAAAGAAGAGATTAAACAATGTTATGACGCAAACGGGTACCTTTCATGGTCTATAGCCAAGAAAAAATATGTCATATTGGGAACTAGTTCTGCAAAGGGCTGTCTTGTTTTATGTCCCGAATGCAAATTTGGTTACATACGAGTGGTTCGATCACCAAAGACAAGAAAAAGATTCCTTGGATGTACCAACTATTCTGGAGGATGTTCTGCAACTGCACCGCTATTGCAACGAGCACGCTTACGTGCTCTCAAGCAGGCCTGTAAAAAATGTGGTTGGCCCATCATCATTTTTCGATATTCAAAAAAACAAAAGTGGAGTAGACAGTGTCCAAATCAGAAATGTCTCACTAAAGATTAG
- a CDS encoding propanoyl-CoA C-acyltransferase — MDITLFYFVESVCVLGAGSTKYGKLQDSLSDITVQASVNAIKNAGIDPKEIGAGYISNVFGIADKQVHLGPVIMSNLGIPERPSLSIESACGSGSVSFREAFANIAAGFYDAVLVTGTEKVTHTGTEWTTTYFSYCSDFFYEGQAGASFPGLFASMARAYLDEFDATEEDFAHVAVKNHENGILNPKAHLRKKITVDDVLKSAVVASPLKLYDCCPFSDGASSVILCNEKFAKEHGGDYIRVIGSGRGGSPAALQGRESMTTIPSTKIAAKAAYKMANITPKDIDFAEVHDCFTIAEIVDTEDLGFFEKGKGAKAAREGYTKRNGEISINPSGGLKSKGHPIGATGVGQVAEVYDQLTGAAGDRTVNDAKIGLTHNFGATGASCAVHIFQSV, encoded by the coding sequence ATGGATATAACTTTATTTTATTTTGTGGAGAGTGTCTGTGTACTCGGAGCTGGTAGCACAAAATACGGTAAATTACAGGATAGTCTATCTGATATAACCGTACAAGCATCTGTTAATGCAATAAAAAACGCTGGCATTGATCCAAAAGAGATTGGCGCTGGATATATCTCGAATGTTTTTGGTATAGCAGACAAACAAGTTCACCTTGGCCCAGTTATTATGAGTAATCTTGGAATACCCGAGAGACCTTCTCTTTCTATAGAATCTGCATGTGGTAGCGGTTCGGTATCTTTCAGAGAAGCGTTTGCTAATATAGCTGCAGGATTTTACGACGCCGTATTGGTAACAGGCACAGAAAAAGTAACACATACAGGTACAGAATGGACCACGACCTATTTTTCATATTGTTCTGATTTCTTCTATGAGGGACAAGCTGGAGCATCATTTCCAGGCCTGTTTGCCTCAATGGCACGAGCATATCTAGATGAATTTGATGCAACGGAAGAAGATTTTGCACATGTAGCAGTTAAAAATCATGAAAACGGGATTTTAAATCCAAAGGCTCATCTGAGAAAAAAAATTACAGTTGATGATGTGCTAAAATCTGCTGTTGTTGCAAGTCCGCTAAAACTTTATGATTGTTGTCCATTCTCTGATGGTGCAAGCTCGGTAATATTGTGCAACGAAAAATTTGCCAAAGAACATGGTGGAGATTATATTCGTGTTATCGGCTCTGGACGTGGTGGCTCACCTGCTGCATTACAAGGACGGGAATCCATGACAACCATACCAAGTACAAAAATTGCCGCCAAAGCTGCATACAAAATGGCAAATATTACGCCAAAAGACATCGACTTTGCAGAAGTACATGATTGCTTTACCATTGCAGAGATTGTAGATACAGAAGATTTAGGATTCTTTGAAAAAGGCAAAGGTGCCAAAGCAGCAAGAGAGGGATATACCAAACGCAATGGCGAAATTTCCATAAACCCATCAGGCGGATTAAAGTCAAAAGGACATCCTATAGGGGCAACAGGTGTAGGACAAGTTGCAGAAGTATATGATCAACTAACTGGAGCTGCTGGAGACCGTACGGTAAACGATGCTAAAATTGGACTTACGCATAATTTTGGTGCTACAGGTGCTAGCTGTGCGGTGCACATATTTCAGAGTGTGTAA
- a CDS encoding nucleotide-binding protein, with product MADKEKFINAAKSGKILVEKCTKCSHRHLATVYFCQKCGGSDFVDDLLKGSGKVVTYTIITVPPSGFEKYVPYAWVVMKLDDSDLRISGFMTGIKTPSDLPIGTESRVIGFDDHGILIERK from the coding sequence ATGGCAGATAAAGAAAAATTCATCAATGCTGCAAAGTCGGGCAAAATTCTAGTTGAAAAATGTACAAAATGTAGCCATAGGCATCTGGCAACGGTTTATTTTTGTCAAAAATGTGGCGGTTCTGATTTCGTCGATGATCTGTTAAAAGGTTCAGGCAAAGTGGTCACATACACGATAATTACCGTGCCTCCTAGTGGCTTTGAAAAATATGTTCCATATGCGTGGGTGGTCATGAAATTGGACGATTCTGATCTGCGCATTTCGGGATTTATGACTGGCATAAAAACTCCCTCTGATCTACCGATAGGTACAGAATCTAGAGTAATAGGTTTTGACGATCACGGCATTTTAATCGAACGCAAGTAG